A segment of the Sanyastnella coralliicola genome:
TATACCTTAGCTCAAAACTCATCACATGGTCTCACTGATCATTACCACATACAATTATGCGAACTACGTAGAACGTGCTATTCGTTCGGCGTTGGAGCAGAGCCTCGCTGAAAATCAGTTTGAAGTGATTGTAGTCAATGACTGCAGCACTGATCACACAGCTGAGATTCTAGAGAACTACGAAGAAGAAGTTCGTGTATTCAACCTCGAAAAGAACGTTGGATTGGCCGGGGCTCGCAACTTTGGAATCAAGAAAGCCAAAGGGCAGTTCGTCATGTTTTTGGACGCGGATGATTACATCCATCGCGACCTTCTTAAGGTTCAGAAGCTGTTTCTTGAAGAGAACAACTCACTTGACGCCGTATCTACTGACTACTGGTTGGTTGATGAACGTGGACGTCATATGGAGCACGTTTCTTCGGAGAAAGAACCGATTGCTTGTGGTATCATGTTTCGCAAAGACTTCTTGTACAACATCGGTTTGTACGACGAAGGATTCCGCGCTCGCGAAGAAGAAGACCTTCGCATTCGTTGGCTAGATAACTATCAGATCTACAATATCATTCTTCCACTTTACCGTTACCGTATGCACGATAGCAACTTGACGAAAGATGTAGAAGCAATGAACAAAGGAGCAGAAATGCTTCAGCAAAAACATTCTAAATGAGTCGATTCCTTATTGGAGAACAGATCTACTTGAGAGCAGCATCTCCTGCAGATGCCACTCCAGCCTACCTTTCGTGGATCAATGATCCAGAAACTACCCGGGGCTTGGTGACAGGAACTTATCCTTCGAACCTTGATTCTCTCCGATCATACCTCGAGTCTGTTTCTGCAGATGGAAACAGTATTATGCTGGCCATTTGTCTAAAAAGCAATGATCAGCATATCGGTAACATCAAGCTAGATTCTTTTGACAAGACTGCCATGACATGTGAATTAGGCATTATGATTGGCGACAAAGACTCCTGGGGTAAAGGCATCGGAAGCGAGGTTTGTCGATTGGTGTTGAACTACGCGTTCGAACAATTGAACCAGCGAAAAGTATCTCTAACTGTATACGACAACAACCCAGGAGCCGTGCGACTTTACGAGAAAATCGGTTTCCAAGTGGAAGGTCGATTACGCAAGCATATTTATGCTGATGGAGCATACCATGACAAACTCTGGATGGGAATCTTTAAAGACGAATTGAAATGACCGTAGCGATACTTCAAGCAAGAATGGGGTCGACGCGCCTTCCAGGAAAAGTATTGACCGAGGTTCACGGCAACACCATTCTCGGGCATCTCATTGAGCGTTTGACACCAGCGAAATCTGTAGATGATTTCGTCATCGCTACCACTTCAAACGAAGAAGATGACGCCATTGAAGCTTGGTGCAAAGAGAATGGAGTGAACGTATTCCGCGGTAGCGACTGGGACGTTCTAGAGAGATTCTGGGGCGCAGCCAATATGCTAGAACAAACGCCTGATACGATTGTGCGCATTTGCTGCGACAATCCGCTTCACTCTCATAAGGTGCTTGATTTTGTTGTTAACGCTCACGCGGAATCGGGAAAAGTATATTTCTCGAATTCCAACCAGGAGCCAGACTATCTGGAGGATGGTTTCGACGTGGAAGTATTCACTTATGAAGCACTGAAAGAAGCCAACCAAAAAGCCAAGTTGATGAGCGAGCGTGAGCACGTTTGTCCGTACATCAAAAAGCACTTCAGCTGTGGCTGGAAGAAAGCAGATAACGATTACATGTTCAAACTTTCTGTTGACACCCCAGCAGACCTGAATATGGTTAAACGTATCTTCGAAGAGTTAGAAGATACGCCGGATTTCAGCATTCAGGAGGTAACAAAATTGCTTCGTGAAAAGCCTGAAATTCTGGAGATCAATAAAGAAAGTAAGATCAACAGCGGTTTCGCTAAATCGATCAAAGAAGACCGAATAGTAAAATGAAACACTCAGCCACCCTTCCTAACATCACCAACTTTGCTAAGAGTGATGTATACCGCTCACGGATTCATGATCTAATCCCAGGGGGCGCGCATACCTATTCAAAAGGAGACGATCAATTCCCAATCCACTCCCCTGCGGCAATTACACACGCCAAAGGAGTTTACTGCTGGGATCTTGACGGAAATAAGTACCTAGACACGCTGATGGGATTGACTTCAGTGAGTCTCGGACATGCCTATGAACCTGTATTGGCACGTGTTCGTGAGGAATTGGA
Coding sequences within it:
- a CDS encoding glycosyltransferase family 2 protein, translated to MVSLIITTYNYANYVERAIRSALEQSLAENQFEVIVVNDCSTDHTAEILENYEEEVRVFNLEKNVGLAGARNFGIKKAKGQFVMFLDADDYIHRDLLKVQKLFLEENNSLDAVSTDYWLVDERGRHMEHVSSEKEPIACGIMFRKDFLYNIGLYDEGFRAREEEDLRIRWLDNYQIYNIILPLYRYRMHDSNLTKDVEAMNKGAEMLQQKHSK
- a CDS encoding GNAT family N-acetyltransferase; translated protein: MSRFLIGEQIYLRAASPADATPAYLSWINDPETTRGLVTGTYPSNLDSLRSYLESVSADGNSIMLAICLKSNDQHIGNIKLDSFDKTAMTCELGIMIGDKDSWGKGIGSEVCRLVLNYAFEQLNQRKVSLTVYDNNPGAVRLYEKIGFQVEGRLRKHIYADGAYHDKLWMGIFKDELK
- a CDS encoding glycosyltransferase family protein translates to MGSTRLPGKVLTEVHGNTILGHLIERLTPAKSVDDFVIATTSNEEDDAIEAWCKENGVNVFRGSDWDVLERFWGAANMLEQTPDTIVRICCDNPLHSHKVLDFVVNAHAESGKVYFSNSNQEPDYLEDGFDVEVFTYEALKEANQKAKLMSEREHVCPYIKKHFSCGWKKADNDYMFKLSVDTPADLNMVKRIFEELEDTPDFSIQEVTKLLREKPEILEINKESKINSGFAKSIKEDRIVK